ACTCACCCCTGTGCAGTTTAGATTTTgtttaggtttagattttaGGGTCATACTGTCCTCAGTTCCATTATGATTTAGGTCAGGCTCTAATTCTATGGCATTGCTATCCCTCTTTGAATCTTGTGTTGTCTCCAACGCACCCCTCTCTAAGATGAGAAGAAGTTGATCAATATCTTGACCCAGGGAAGCAAATCCCCCTTTCAGCCCTCCATAGTTCTTGTTGGTGAGTGAACGAAGAGAACCACCAACTAGAGTTGTGGGTGATCCTGGAAGAGAAACTAGAGGGCTAAGCTCAGAGGAAGCAGAGGAGAAAGTAGACAATGGACGAGGGTTGTCTCTCAGCAATGAAAAAATGTTAGACTTTGGAGAGGGTGTTGTTGGAGAAGGGTCAGCGGGTACAGATCGGGGAGGTTTGGGGCGTATTCGGCGGGAAAACTCATATACTGTGAGCTCCTCATCAAAGCTGACACCGTCCTCAGTGTCTCCACTGAAACAGTTGGCGTAAACAGTGCGACAGCCACAAGGCTCTCGTTGTTGGGGAGGAGTCCCATCTGCTGCCGAGGAGGTTGGCGAGTCACCTCCAATTTGCATGTTAGACACGCCTCCTAGCCCTACTGCTGAATGAGGTCTGGACTGAGGCTGCTCCGAAGATACGCTGCTGCTATGCACACTGTTTTCTCGAAAGGTGAGATTAGGGTGTGATCCATTTGTCCCATTGGCCCTTTTCATGCGTGAGGATACTTCCTGAGCCTCTCTgatggttgcaatcacaaccTCAGCCCCATCGTCTagaatgttttctttatttcctgATTTAGAAACTAAAGAGCCTTTTTCCTTCACCGGAGTTTTGTTTAGGTCAGACAAGCCACTGGCTACTGACAAACCAGAGCCAAACCCAGATGTGTCTCCATTAATCGAGGTCGTAGAAGGATAATCTAGAGTTCCAAGAATTTCTTGGGAGCGGGTCATGTACCACGGGAGAGCCTGGATCTTACCTCTCAGAGCAGAGGCTGAAAGTCTCCCTCCGAGACTGGAGGAGCTGGTTCTAAGATCCAACCCTGACCCAGATTTTACTGGTTCTCTGCTTTCTACGCTCCCAACCCCTTTGGAGGTTGTTGAGGTGAGAGAGGTGGTGAGGGTGAGTGGTGCATCTGTGTTTTTGGGTGATAGACTCTCATGGCTCAGGGAGACCCTTTTTGGTCCAGACGGAATGCTGCCATTGCGACTACTCCAAGGAATGATCCCATTTGGTGGAGTGACTGGATCCTTAAAAATCTCTTTGCTTTGATCTGTAGGGGAGACTGGAGAGCTGGTTGGTAGAGATAAAGGATGCAAAATGGTTTGAGATGTGGGTTTGGGAGGCACTGGAGGGGGAACGGGAAGCTTTGCAGTTGAATTGAGGTAAGGAATGGAGGGTACGTATGGTGGCTTTTTTATTGACCAGTCAGAACCATTTATTTTCTCCTCAACTTTAGATAATTTCTCATTGGAAAAGTGTGCTTTGGAATTCACCTCAACTCCGCCCCCATAAGCTAGACCTGTACTCCGCCTGGGGCTGCTTTCAAGGCTTTGGGTCTTTTCCTCAGCTTGTGAAGTCTTTATTGGTCGTGGTGGTTGCGTGTTGCACCTTACAGCTGTGATCAAGGATGATGACAGAGGTAATCCACCTGATGTAACAGACTTGAACTCCATGGTTTCTGGCTCCATTTCCAGGAGTTCTGAAGATAAACGTCCAGAGGCGTCCCCATTGCACTGTGCGTAGGATCTCCTATGCTGGGGTGACTTGGGGGGAATAATTTGAGGCTTTGGAGGTAGCTGAGGCTTGGGTGCGAGTGGTGGTTTGACCTTAACTTCTGGTTTCTGGGATGATTGAGGATTGGCTTGTTTGGTAGTGTGTTGATTATGGGATGCCACAGGTGTCGCAACTTCCTTCTTAATTTTAAAGGACTGAGTCTTATTAGCAAGTGGAGGTGGTGGCTCTTTCCCTGCTTTAGCTACAACACCATTCCAGTTTCCACTTAAACGATTCGCATTCCGCCGATCAGCCAGCTCCGTTTCTGAGAGAGATAGAAAAAAGGTGTAATTACGTGATACAAAGACTCCTACTGATTGTTAttacatttaatatacattGATTGGACAATTAATCTGATGGATTGATCAAAATCCAACTTCCAACATGCAATAGACATACCTGACAGATCAGGAACAGGAGGAGTTAATCTGTCCTGTGCATCAAAAAACTCATCTTCAGACTCTGAAACATTATCTTTGACCAAAAGAGCTGCCTTAGGGTTGGGTGACGGAGTCAGATATAGACTCTCTTCATCCTTTGAGAGGCGGTGTTCAGCTTGTTCTGGTTTGCATCTTGGTATTGAACATGTCCTGATGGGAACTTTTGGCGGGATCTTCTTTTTCTTAATGGGTGATCTTTGAAAGGGAGTTGTGTCAATGACTCTGAGATCCCTTGAGCTAGGAATTCTAGAAATGCGTCTAAGCCCCTTTAGTCCAATATCttcttcctccttctcctcatcatcatcatcatcagtagtAGCTTCAGAAGGGCTTGGTAAATAATCAGTCTTAGAGAGATCAGCAAAGCAAAGGCAGGAGTTGTCATTGCCACAATAATTTAGATTGGTGGGCCGGAGTGGCCCTTGGTGCCGTTTTGGCTCTAGGAGGTAGGGTTGATGAACATCCAAATTTTGGAGGTTCTCGTGTGCATGTGATCTACGAAGAACATCTGAGTGAGTTGGAGCTTTAGCTGTAGCACTGCTCTCCTCTAGGGCTGCACTTAGGGAGCTACTGGATAAACTGGAGAAGCTGCTGGTGACCCGAGGATCAGTGTGGTACCAAGTGGTGTCTAGGTTCATATCGTCATCCAGGGCACTGCATTTATGCAGTCCACTTCCTGATGCTCCAGCCTCTGCCTCACTGTCGCTTTTCACACCATCTGCTGTCACTATTattttcacttcctgtttgcctTTAtactcttctctctctcttctctcttcCTCCTTCCTCTTTACTTCCTCTTCCCTTCGTTTTCCTTCCCAGTCCTGACTTGCTGGATCTGGGCATTTGTAGCTCTGAGAATCCATGGGGTCATCATCATCTGTTGAGTCATCTGAGTCACTGCAGCAGCGAGAAACATaacctaaaaacaacaaacacaaaatttaaaatatatgaTGGATAACTGGGTTTGTTGAATTAATTAACAAAATGCTGCATCATGATTGTATCATGAGTTTCTTTTTATCCGTATCCAAACTGGATGGTGACATAATGTATATTATACATCAACATGTGATGAGGATAAATGCTATCAAAAGGCCAAGGGCAGAAAGTGAGTTAAAGTGAAACAGTTTTTGCTCACTTGATAGGGATTCATAGGACACGCCCTCTATAACGGCGAACTTCCCACACACACCTTCTTCAGCAGGTATCCGGTGCACCCTCACTTTTGGGCGCCCCAGACGGAAGACACTAACACTTGGATCCACCAGGAGTTTGCAGTAGCCTCCCAGCAGACACCCTAAGTCTTTGGCTGCCAGAGTGTCCATCAGTAAGGCAAATGGCTGAAGAGGGGAGAGAAGGGAATTAAGGAGCAGATAAAAAAAAGGGTAAGAATGAAGTGGTAGATAGAGGGAGAAACAGGAACATTGGTGTAAGTCAATTTGCAACATATAGCTCCCATAAAACCCAGAGAGCAACAGTCTGTTGTACAGTGGCAGGAAGAATGCATAACCTATATTTACTCTTGCGTGAGGTTTGGTGTGAATATGGTGCAGTGAGTAACTATCCATTTTATCAATTTTACATGCCTGCCATGTCTTCCATACCTTCATGTCATGCAGAGAGATCCGAAGCAGGCTGACTTTGTCTGACTCTGAAAGCAACTCCACTCGGCTGATGCTGCTGAACTCCACCAGCGTAGAAATCACATTGAGCTTGTGGTTGATGACCTGGCTCATCCCATACTTGGCTCCTACAAGCAAACTGACCAACACCTCTCTGTCCTGAAGCTGAATGTGGTTAAAGAGAGAGCAAAACAAGATaagaaaacaatgcaattgGAGTAGATCACATCGTATAACGAGTCCTAGGATCAATTACAatgagtttttagttttatggtCCAGCTTTCTGCTAACACTTACCATCATTGTTGCTGTATATGACCGCCCCCCATAGGAAATGAGTTCTCCCAGCTGAGTGAGGTAGGCCAAACGAGCCTGACTGGCAGATATTACCTACAACACAGATGCACATGgtgaaaatgacagagtaaGACAGGAAAACAGACCAGACACCTTCATCAATCTGTCACAACCCAAGTTAATGTGTCATTAAACCCTGAGGTTGGTTTAGGCTGGAAATTCCAAAATATGCATTGACTATGGGCAGAGCTTCTGGATCAGTTAAGATACCCCCATTTTGTGACAAAAGTTGCCTCCAAAACGTATTCGGTCtccatctcagccaatagcaaaattttaTTGTAATAGCTGACTTTCAACAGAACAAAAGGGGtttggtttcactttaattctaACAGATGATAATTTCCGTCATAGCTTAAATCCACAACATTTTTTCACCTAACTAAAATTAGACTATTTCTAAATGCAAGCAAATCCGCTGTCATTAACTGCAGTGTATAAATCTCAATCATATAAAATCTGTCAAGCATCCAACAGTCGGCATCTACGGTACCTTCTGCCGAGGCTCCAGCAGAGACTGGATTTTTTTCAGGTGGTAGCTGATGGCTTTCCTCAAGTCCTTTTCCCTCATGTTGCTGAGCAGTGTGGGAGATATGAAACTGTCCAGGCCGAACTCTTTCCTAGtaacatcaaaaacaaacatgattaatTTTAAAACCATCCACTGACCTGCTGCAAAACATGTCAAACTAATTCAGGGTTCCTTTATTTACACACAGAGTTAAATAATTGGCTTTGCAAATATAAAAGCAGTGTCCAATGCAACACATcatcacacaataaaacatgcatacaACAACCAGGCATTATAGTTGTAAGGTCACAGCTGGAGTTCTTGGCCACAGTTACTGAAAAGTTTCTATGGGTAGGGTTTTGTTACATCctgatacagtttttttttacttatgaACAAACTCTCTTATTTAATGCAGCACATTCCCTCCCCCTTTCTGACTTTTATAGCTATACCATATTTTCTATTTAGAAATCCTTTCCATTCCAGTTTTAAATTGCAACAAGTTTTAAAACTCCAACAAGTTAAATGTAACTCATCATAAGCATATCAATCAAATCAATATATCATCTTTGACTCTagtggtgtcaaacttattCTAGTTCAAGGACCACAATTGGGCATTTTGAAtgtaaaaatcagtaaaattttaaaaatagcaTCTAAATCATAAATAGCTGAAACTGAACTGTATGGTGTTGCTTTATAATCAATCATTTATCTGGATATTTTACTCCGTACAAAATCATCCCACGGGCCAGATTGGATGCAATGATgagctttatacaaataaaaaagagaatttCCTGTTTATCTTAAGTGCCATAATTACTTTAAGTGCTTAAGTTAAGTTAAAGTCCgtataaagcagaaataaatgtgtgttatgagtttgtcacaccacagaaacatgtgtcattgaacactgagccaaatttgaaagatgaaaaatatcGCTAAGtgtataaaattaggtctcaaaatcatggaaaaacaagcacttctatTTGCTCTGAGGGGGCGTGTCCATTAGAGGCGCTGGTTAAATGGTACATGTGttaagaaatacatttatgacccatttatgttatgttatgttatgtcatgttaaagggcccatgttgcactcaattaacttttctgtgctttaaacatcataaaagtgttattagggcttcatacacatgcccaaagtgtttttttcattgattctctcaatcgttagttagagggtgatttgctcctttcttactgcagggtgagcccaaacacctcgccccaatttgatgacgcgttcccactttgatgacgaatttcacacggcactgagctggagaagccgtgcCTCCTgtaagctctctgccgtgattgacatgtaaacagacacgcccacgaaggcgagcatttgtattttgtacagtctatgtatgtaccggtgaatgccccgcccccacactctgtctcgtgtttataaagcagcatgagctcggctacggggtgggtgggaggagggcgggccgtcctctggccctatgtcaccgtgcggggaggaggaagtcagtgttctgtctaaagacacgcccactcatgaatatgcataagtaggccacaaatcagcctgtttgtgtagagctgctcagaaagtgacttttcagaggctaaaactctggaaaacagacgagtttgggaaaataaacctcaaatactgtgtttttggggttcttagaacaaatggagatgggtgaaaaatagcatgacatgggacctttaagttaAAATCACCAGATTGTCTGAGATAAGGTGGTTTTAAAGTCTGCTGATTTAATGAAGGTCATCAATTGATGAATATGTGAGTGCTGCTATGCATGGGAGAAACCAAAGACTTCTGGGGGTACATTGCAGGGGTACTcgaaaagatttaacaattcattTTAAAGTATCCAGGACATTTTCCTAAttctttttttggcttttttttttttttttttttttttaaacaaattcaccacaaactaccaAATAAACTATTgcttaataaaatactatattttcttgtaacttttgaaacaggattattttatgctgtagaggccatttgaTCACACTTCTGataataggagacaataattaacaCTATTTGCTTACTATTGAAATAATCATATTAAGGTTGCatggtatttttgttttaaataaattccactttaaattccactcattgttttgaatttgtagatgaaaccttagggaaccaatgtttgagacgcaGTTAGGGGTTTAGTAGAAcctgctgttccacaaatgaaaaagcatatgaaattatggagagtgTACTAAAGGGGGTACAAGGGAcgaaaaagattgggaaccactgccttacaTCAGTAGTAAATGGCCTTTGATGAAAATCACAGTTAAATCAGCAGCAGAACATTTACTGTTTCTTCCCATTTTCACAtccaacaccaaatctgcacaGTGTGGGCCTGACACGACAAAACCACTGGTACACGTGACTTACGTTATACTCTTAATGGAGGCCCTAGTCTGCCCACAACTGTCTAGTCTCTCATGCATGTGCAAGGCAGCAAGTCGCAGCGCAGTGTTACACTTCATCTCTACAGCGAAACGCTCCTGCAGCACGTCCCCAACgctctgcaaacacacacgcacacacacaatattaacACAAACTCTCAACAATTACTGTGCAATCAGCTTTATGCAAGATGTTGCAATACATGGATTGTTGTGTAACTTGCAATACATTTACAGGGAAATCCAAACTCAAACAGCAGAAGGTAAAGTAGacaataaatcaacaaaaacgTCACTGCTACTGTATTTCAACATACTAGGACAAGTTGTGGGAAAGAGTGACTTTACTGAGCTGAAATATTTGCTCAGAATTAAGCTCTACTTGGTAAATGCAGGCGAAGGCTTCTCTAAGACATACACTTTTGATCTTTGAGTAGAACATGTAAACTTAACATTAAACACAACTCATACAAGATACAATACTGGAgcttaaaagaaataaaagcatttatCTGGTGGtattttataaatttttttaaCGCAATATAAAACAGATGTGTTTTCGAGgaataaaaggagaaaaatatttGTATGTAAGTAAGAATGTCTCTCTGACCTGTAAAAAGAGGTACTCAAAGGCTGAGGGGTCATCCTGCAGCGTGTCCACGGGGTCTTTAGGGAAGAAACACACCCTGAACAAACACCTGTAATCATGGGTGTCTTTTTTCTGCACGATCTGAAGACGAGAACACAACAAAGTCAAAATGCTTTTTGATACTTCTTTAAcatgttgcttgttttgtgttctttaaAGCTGTTTTCATGAGATAAAATCAGAGCGTatgcctcattgatcaatgaatCGTAGATTATTTacttcaaaaataaagaaaaagggttgaaattaacacgcattgcattgtgggatgtttttatttcattctgatATAACAAGAAATCCAGGGtacaaacttgaaaaaaaaattgtgtcaaGCAAATCACTAATCCTGGTGAAAAAGCAAGTAATCATGGTGAGAACGACGTAAGAACACTTCTAGGAATCCGTTTACGAAacgccacatcccacaatgcaatgcgtgaaaaatgtcaacaaatggagTGTTTAGGgaagagatgaaaacaaactttcttttcagagtaaattatgtttgattcattAATCTTTAAGCTTACACAGCAAATATGTGGTACTGTTTTAGTTGAATGACAATGAGCAACGTACACgtaatacattacattacagtACTATCACGTGTGGATGCATAAGTGTTGATTTAATGGTTTTCACCTTCTGGATGAACTCGTCCTCGTGTAGTAGCAGCAGTTTGGTGATGCTGTACTGTTGCTCTAGCACCAGTGCAAAGTACTCAATGGCCCGGATAGAGAGCTTATCCTTCAGAGTCAGAACAATGTCCTGGAATGATGAAAAGGCAACAGTTCACCCTCCCTTAGACAAACAAGGTTCATCTCACAACTGCTGACTGCAGTCACACAAATCTGATTCCTTAAATCACACAAATACTAAAGTTGTTTTAATGGAGTCAAAGCAGCTCATCGACAGATCCAAACACTGGCTGTGATTTGTAAACCCCTTTCCTCACCCTAATGAAGCTTCATTCTCaatttttattgcatttataGACCTCACCTTCTTGTTGACCATCTACATTAAAGAAGCGACACCCACAGAAACAATTGTGCACCCTGTTAGATAACCAGTGTGCAAAGATGTTACTCACTCCTCCACTCTTTTGTCACACAACCTCCTCCACGATAAACAATGATATGTTTCAAATGATGCAACCCAGAGCACGAGAAACCATTTTCAGTCAACAGTCTGAAACCTTTGGGGCAATAATACCATTACATGGTGCGTTCAATCGCAATAACACACATGCTTGGTCTGCACCGGTAGGCCGTCGACCCAAAATGGGCCAGTCCgctacatttattcatttattttctctaaTGTTTTTTTGACGCGTAAGTGATGGCACATATGTTAACAGATGTCCAAAAAGGGCCAAGAGTGGTcaaaaaattggcaaataaaaaGAGACCAGGTAGTAGTTAATGGCAAAGGTTAGCTTAAATGGgtcaaatgtggcaaacaagGGCAAAACTgtgcaacaaaaagaggcaaaatggaaggaaaaaaggaaacacctggtatttattgggcaaaagttagtttattgggatgaaaagtggtcaacaaaataaaaagaaaggacaaaaattggataaaagggacaaaaaataagaaaaaaaggatatttattggcaaacagtagctaaagtctgaaaaaagttttaaaaaggggttaaaacgagacaaaaaaaagttgcaaaatgtccAAAGGAAAAAGGCAAAAAGGGATTTGTTTCctattttaaagttttctgggggaataataattcaaattaagacatatagagccacatgttgagcatcgttgacttaataacagcttctacatggtatCGCTGATAATGTTGTGGGCTGATCTGCACACAAAATTCCACGTCCCAGTCCAAGGGACCCTGGTTATAACTTTGCTCTTTGAGTAACTGTGACTAAATGCACTCTGATATTTATTCAGCTTAGCCACTTTGAGGCTGATTTAGCAATGGTGTCCCACTGGTAACATGACTGCAGCAGCAATGGGTGTTTGCACGGCTTAAGAAGAAGTCATCTGTCCTCCAAACGCAAAAGTAAAGAAGAGAAGCCTTTATCAAATGACTGAGTGCACAGCTCACTATTAACGCACCATACACTCTCTTCTACCCTGTTTTACAAACCTTGACAGTGGTGCTATTGTCAAACTTGAAGGCCTTTGTCTGTCCGTTCTCAAGATAAACTTTGAGCACATTGGGTAGAAAGAGAAGAGAGTTTCCCTGAAGGACAAAAAGTGAGAAACATGGTTTTTAGAAACAGCATTTATATCTGGTGAATAACTTAGATTTTTTAAGTTGTTAAACAGACACAGAATTCCACTCTTTCTTTGTCTACAGCAGGGGTGGCAAACAcattttagctcaggggccaaacacggagTAGTTTCATCACAAGTGGGTTGAAATTATAGGCGGGAAAATGAGTCATTTCAACAATAATGCAGTCGAGTTTGCACAttcacgtataaatgatatataaagtgtgtgagtcacatactttatatatcatttatacgtggatgTGTGTAAGGCCTttacaatatccaagcaataagtgacagataatgTATTAATCCCTGCAAGATCTTTACTTAAATGTCCTGGATTTTGTGAtaatcttttatttaatttgatggAATTGTGTgcaataatttaaggaaaattgcaaaaaatttttgaagttatttcaacaatttgagattaaaaatgactactaTCATGTGATGTCAGCATGAATACATGGTAATGATTGTGGAGTATtaattcatttgtgtatttggaagggctgaAATAtaagttggtaatttacacaatgatacacgTTTTCtctgtactttttactttctcctgcaggccgaattggaggctctaaagcaggggcgtcaaactcattttagttcaggggccaaaaacaattcagtttgatctcaagtgggccacagattttaggcaggaaaaagagcattttcaaaataaatgtgccctagtttgaacTTCCTggtataaattacatataaagtatataagAGGCCGACAATACCCAAGCATTAAGTGATGTTAAACTTAAATTCACCTACATTTCCTTGATAATATGAACAATAGTTATTGTATTTAgtaaaataatttgaggaaatttgcaggatttggaaaaaaaaatgtttttttatttatcaaaatgactgccgtcatgtgatataggcAATGGGAAGTTTGTAAATTTGTAGCCATGtgtatttggaagggctgagatatctacaactgaattagttttgtaatttacacaacaatacatgttttttctgtcatttttactttatcctgc
The genomic region above belongs to Gouania willdenowi chromosome 10, fGouWil2.1, whole genome shotgun sequence and contains:
- the frmpd1b gene encoding uncharacterized protein frmpd1b isoform X2, with translation MEEKERCRSRSPARGASRVQQVVGTIIRRTRESLSRERLLGDGRSQRSNSLSNQNFQAKLSLQITRDPVLDRSTGHGFALTTNAPLLVRDVAPGSPADGILYPGDQVLLINETVLEDLNTEQVENILRDLEDCITVTILRHMTNPKSSIMSAEKRARLRSNPVKVRFAEEVVVNGHTQGNSLLFLPNVLKVYLENGQTKAFKFDNSTTVKDIVLTLKDKLSIRAIEYFALVLEQQYSITKLLLLHEDEFIQKIVQKKDTHDYRCLFRVCFFPKDPVDTLQDDPSAFEYLFLQSVGDVLQERFAVEMKCNTALRLAALHMHERLDSCGQTRASIKSITKEFGLDSFISPTLLSNMREKDLRKAISYHLKKIQSLLEPRQKVISASQARLAYLTQLGELISYGGRSYTATMMLQDREVLVSLLVGAKYGMSQVINHKLNVISTLVEFSSISRVELLSESDKVSLLRISLHDMKPFALLMDTLAAKDLGCLLGGYCKLLVDPSVSVFRLGRPKVRVHRIPAEEGYVSRCCSDSDDSTDDDDPMDSQSYKCPDPASQDWEGKRREEEVKRKEEERREREEYKGKQEVKIIVTADGVKSDSEAEAGASGSGLHKCSALDDDMNLDTTWYHTDPRVTSSFSSLSSSSLSAALEESSATAKAPTHSDVLRRSHAHENLQNLDVHQPYLLEPKRHQGPLRPTNLNYCGNDNSCLCFADLSKTDYLPSPSEATTDDDDDEEKEEEDIGLKGLRRISRIPSSRDLRVIDTTPFQRSPIKKKKIPPKVPIRTCSIPRCKPEQAEHRLSKDEESLYLTPSPNPKAALLVKDNVSESEDEFFDAQDRLTPPVPDLSETELADRRNANRLSGNWNGVVAKAGKEPPPPLANKTQSFKIKKEVATPVASHNQHTTKQANPQSSQKPEVKVKPPLAPKPQLPPKPQIIPPKSPQHRRSYAQCNGDASGRLSSELLEMEPETMEFKSVTSGGLPLSSSLITAVRCNTQPPRPIKTSQAEEKTQSLESSPRRSTGLAYGGGVEVNSKAHFSNEKLSKVEEKINGSDWSIKKPPYVPSIPYLNSTAKLPVPPPVPPKPTSQTILHPLSLPTSSPVSPTDQSKEIFKDPVTPPNGIIPWSSRNGSIPSGPKRVSLSHESLSPKNTDAPLTLTTSLTSTTSKGVGSVESREPVKSGSGLDLRTSSSSLGGRLSASALRGKIQALPWYMTRSQEILGTLDYPSTTSINGDTSGFGSGLSVASGLSDLNKTPVKEKGSLVSKSGNKENILDDGAEVVIATIREAQEVSSRMKRANGTNGSHPNLTFRENSVHSSSVSSEQPQSRPHSAVGLGGVSNMQIGGDSPTSSAADGTPPQQREPCGCRTVYANCFSGDTEDGVSFDEELTVYEFSRRIRPKPPRSVPADPSPTTPSPKSNIFSLLRDNPRPLSTFSSASSELSPLVSLPGSPTTLVGGSLRSLTNKNYGGLKGGFASLGQDIDQLLLILERGALETTQDSKRDSNAIELEPDLNHNGTEDSMTLKSKPKQNLNCTGVSNVMTEAERTLLQAEARRLASGCQRATRVGWAPDEALRSLSNSFSALVQLSAACLRSNACSGCDTCQNPSLAHRDEDDDGQDAMDKLKEIVSLYREFVGAVETAGTGAVVKSLTGSVQGQGECDGVRLLAKRCTVLISSVFSLTQLFRTRTLEPSDAPGQVPLNF
- the frmpd1b gene encoding uncharacterized protein frmpd1b isoform X1 translates to MEEKERCRSRSPARGASRVQQVVGTIIRRTRESLSRERLLGDGRSQRSNSLSNQNFQAKLSLQITRDPVLDRSTGHGFALTTNAPLLVRDVAPGSPADGILYPGDQVLLINETVLEDLNTEQVENILRDLEDCITVTILRHMTNPKSSIMSAEKRARLRSNPVKVRFAEEVVVNGHTQGNSLLFLPNVLKVYLENGQTKAFKFDNSTTVKDIVLTLKDKLSIRAIEYFALVLEQQYSITKLLLLHEDEFIQKIVQKKDTHDYRCLFRVCFFPKDPVDTLQDDPSAFEYLFLQSVGDVLQERFAVEMKCNTALRLAALHMHERLDSCGQTRASIKSITKEFGLDSFISPTLLSNMREKDLRKAISYHLKKIQSLLEPRQKVISASQARLAYLTQLGELISYGGRSYTATMMLQDREVLVSLLVGAKYGMSQVINHKLNVISTLVEFSSISRVELLSESDKVSLLRISLHDMKPFALLMDTLAAKDLGCLLGGYCKLLVDPSVSVFRLGRPKVRVHRIPAEEGVCGKFAVIEGVSYESLSSYVSRCCSDSDDSTDDDDPMDSQSYKCPDPASQDWEGKRREEEVKRKEEERREREEYKGKQEVKIIVTADGVKSDSEAEAGASGSGLHKCSALDDDMNLDTTWYHTDPRVTSSFSSLSSSSLSAALEESSATAKAPTHSDVLRRSHAHENLQNLDVHQPYLLEPKRHQGPLRPTNLNYCGNDNSCLCFADLSKTDYLPSPSEATTDDDDDEEKEEEDIGLKGLRRISRIPSSRDLRVIDTTPFQRSPIKKKKIPPKVPIRTCSIPRCKPEQAEHRLSKDEESLYLTPSPNPKAALLVKDNVSESEDEFFDAQDRLTPPVPDLSETELADRRNANRLSGNWNGVVAKAGKEPPPPLANKTQSFKIKKEVATPVASHNQHTTKQANPQSSQKPEVKVKPPLAPKPQLPPKPQIIPPKSPQHRRSYAQCNGDASGRLSSELLEMEPETMEFKSVTSGGLPLSSSLITAVRCNTQPPRPIKTSQAEEKTQSLESSPRRSTGLAYGGGVEVNSKAHFSNEKLSKVEEKINGSDWSIKKPPYVPSIPYLNSTAKLPVPPPVPPKPTSQTILHPLSLPTSSPVSPTDQSKEIFKDPVTPPNGIIPWSSRNGSIPSGPKRVSLSHESLSPKNTDAPLTLTTSLTSTTSKGVGSVESREPVKSGSGLDLRTSSSSLGGRLSASALRGKIQALPWYMTRSQEILGTLDYPSTTSINGDTSGFGSGLSVASGLSDLNKTPVKEKGSLVSKSGNKENILDDGAEVVIATIREAQEVSSRMKRANGTNGSHPNLTFRENSVHSSSVSSEQPQSRPHSAVGLGGVSNMQIGGDSPTSSAADGTPPQQREPCGCRTVYANCFSGDTEDGVSFDEELTVYEFSRRIRPKPPRSVPADPSPTTPSPKSNIFSLLRDNPRPLSTFSSASSELSPLVSLPGSPTTLVGGSLRSLTNKNYGGLKGGFASLGQDIDQLLLILERGALETTQDSKRDSNAIELEPDLNHNGTEDSMTLKSKPKQNLNCTGVSNVMTEAERTLLQAEARRLASGCQRATRVGWAPDEALRSLSNSFSALVQLSAACLRSNACSGCDTCQNPSLAHRDEDDDGQDAMDKLKEIVSLYREFVGAVETAGTGAVVKSLTGSVQGQGECDGVRLLAKRCTVLISSVFSLTQLFRTRTLEPSDAPGQVPLNF